In Populus alba chromosome 4, ASM523922v2, whole genome shotgun sequence, the genomic window tttaatatatttttaaataaaaaatattataaaaaatattttttattaaaataatcacAGCCTAGCtataccatcatcatcatcatccaattGATAAGAGTCAGCAAGCCTCTATTTTCGGCCATAAATAAGTCTGCTTTTGGTTGATAATGACCGTGAAAAGCAAGCATATCCGTTGGTTACTAATCGGAGACCTAAGAGCTGGGTCTCGAACTGCGGATGGGGTACCGAACAGTGCTACCTCTTTAATAATACAGTTGAAAATTAAGAGTCTTTAATGGCTTATTCGGCTCTATATTtagcttgaaaaaatataaaaaatttatttattttcaagccAAACATTGAGAAGATTCCTCCTTGTATTCCCTTAAGCACAGAAAAGTGTTGCAAATACTAACTTATAATTCTTAAGAGCTTGAAAAAATCTATAGAAAATATGATTAATTACAGAAAATATAGAAAGGGAGTAGTGCTTCATATTAGCATGGAACCCGACCTCCCTCCCTCTTCACCATTTGATTACATCTTGCTACTACAGATCTTTGATGGAAAGAATCCatgagataaaattaataaataaataaatattgcactatattattagtaaaaaatcaaaatataaatagctAGAagcgaaaaaagaagaaaaaaagaggagctAGATTAGAAACAATGATGATATAATCACGAGCATGTTCTCCTATAATCAAGCATTGCTGATCTTAGTTATCAACAAGCTTAAACATCTATTAGCGGTAACCGTAAATATTATTAACCCACCAATCAATATATTAACCCACCCATATGTGACCCGGGCTGACTCCCGAGTTGGTTCTTATATGTTATGGCTAAGAGGCTTTTCCGTAACAATATAGTGCCATGAACATTCGCATAGCATCATAAATTACACGGTAAAAGAGAATTTAAAAGTAATTACAATTCACAGCATCAGATTATTGCATATTATACAGGTACTTATACAGGGCACAATGATTTTAGAAGAATTTTGGCCATGTCAAGGAATATAATACATAGGATTCGGAAGCTTGAAGGAGCGATTTGACATGAAGGATCCCAATAAATCACTCCATTGATCTCCGGAGTTTCCGAGAATCCTATATCCCTCTTTCACCATCTCACTTCTCTTATCCGACTTGAATATTGTTGCCAATTTCCCATGATCCTCAGATCCCCTGATGAACACAAAGAAGAAGACTTCATTAGGCTATAGGCAAAAGCACAGTAATTAACTCGAGTTATTACAGAGCCAACGCTAAAAAAGTAGTGCATGCTTGTTCTTCGTGATGGAAATTTCAACGTGTCTCATGATTTAAACGAAGAACAGGAAAAGGGGGAGAATTAACATGAAAATGCCTAGCTATCAGTACGGAAATCTCTATGATGAGTCATCGAAGTTACTTCATCCTTCTCTGTTTGTCGTTGAtgattaaacatgaaaaaaatcatgcacaTACACAATCATTATTTCAAGTTCCtagaataaaacaaaacactGATGAAGGTCACATGGATAATAATTGTAATGGGAGTCTCTGCTATGTAGCTCACTGTTCATCGATAAAGTTGCCAGTTCATTAGCCTAAGATTAACCCACAGAATTTGTCGCCTTTACCAGTTAGTGTGAACTACATTAGCCCTAGAAATGACAAAAAGGCAGCCTGGATCATATAATTCACAATTTTAGGCTTGTTGGTTTGCTTCAAAAGTGGTTTCTTGTTTTCAGACAAGCACGCAATCCAGATCTTTTAAAGCACATTGCAATCCATACTCTTTTGTAAGAGTATCACTCGAGTGTTCTCGCAAAAGAgattcatttttcattattatccCTGGATATGTTGCGAGATTTCTCCTCCAACATATAATGGATTGCTAACACGGCCTCCCTTGGAAAGATTCAATCCTTCCATAAACAATCAATCCACAAATACATATGCATCGGTGTGCTAGGCGGAAAAACTATAACATATGAACAAACTGGCAGAAAATGGCATAGTGAGGCAACATTCATATCCATTTTCACTTATAGCACATACATACCAATCAAAGTTTCCATATTGGTAGTCACAAAAGGCCTTCATACTTACCTCAAAATAAGCTTATCCCAATTCTGAAACCCTGCATTGATCAAGTTCTCCTCTGTCACGCTCCTTTGCCTCTCGCTGCGTCCAGTCAGCAAGAAAACCTTGAAGCCCAGACCCATGACCTCCTTATAGAGCTTCAAACTCGGCTCCAGAGCAGGTGCGATAGCCTTGTCAACCCATTTATTAAACTCCATTGGATCAAATATATCCAAGCTGCAAAAGCACACCACAAGAACTAGGTTCTTAGAAAACTCTACATTAGTTAACTATTTGTTGCAAGAAAAAACCCCCATAACAGAGAATCAAAACAAGATGAATAAAAAAGCTACCATCCACTCAACCCGACCCTTACTAGTTACACCTAGTCTGGATCCTAAGGTGCCACCAATAAATCGAaagaaaatttcttaaaaatcaaGTGCTCTACCATATTCAGTATCCAAACACTAATTGTATCGATTAGACCTCATTCATTTTTTAGATGGATTGCTTTCTCAAGTCCTACACAATCCAAATCGCACCAACCAAACGGGATTCAAACAGAATTCCATAAAACTATCCAAAAATCCAAGTCATTCATGTTTATACAACTTTCTCAACATCCAAACAAGTACTCAACAACACTAAACCAAAaatccaaaacccaaaaaaaaaaaagaaacttaccCGTAACCATGATCAGCATAATAAGGCAGATGAGAAAGCAAAGTCTCGTCAATATCAAAAACCCAGATATCTTTCCCATCACCactcaatttcaaactctttgCATAAACCCCAGCTTCATTAGACACCCTTTCTAAATCCAATCTATAAGCTCTTCCAAGCATGTAATCTTTCACATACTCTCCACACTCCAGGGGAACTGTTTTCCATGGATTCAAATTATTAGCTTCAACACCAAATCTCCAGCTTGTACATTGCAATTTGACTTCATGGTCAACTTCCCTCAACT contains:
- the LOC118050112 gene encoding acid phosphatase 1, with the translated sequence MLGRAYRLDLERVSNEAGVYAKSLKLSGDGKDIWVFDIDETLLSHLPYYADHGYGLDIFDPMEFNKWVDKAIAPALEPSLKLYKEVMGLGFKVFLLTGRSERQRSVTEENLINAGFQNWDKLILRGSEDHGKLATIFKSDKRSEMVKEGYRILGNSGDQWSDLLGSFMSNRSFKLPNPMYYIP